A window of Macrococcus sp. 19Msa1099 genomic DNA:
AGGCAACCTCTTCATTGAACATCTGCTTCAGATCTTCATATGTATAAGGCGTATCCTCAACGACATCGTGCAGGAACCCTGCAACGATTGTAGGTCCGTCTAATTTCATTTCGGCAAGTATACCTGCGACCTGGATAGGATGCATGATATAAGGAAGTCCATTTTTACGAAATTGACCTTCATGTGCCTTTTCTGCCAGCTCATAACTTTTTACTACAAACTGATAATCTTTCTCTGACAAATAGCTTCTTGTCATCTCAAGCACATCATCTTTAGTGTATGGATATTCGTTATTCATCCTATCACCTCCTAAGCTATAATGTATTAATAATACTACAATCTATATATAAAATAAATAATATAAAAAAAGAATAAGTACATACTTATCCTTTTTAAACATAATTATTCTTCTTCATACGCAACGAGCGAAATCACATCATATCCTTTTAACTTGTCCATACCGTTCAAGTATTTAAGATCGATGATAAATGCAATCCCTGCAACGATACCACCAAGAGATTCAACTAGCTTAATTGTCGCTTCAATTGTTCCACCTGTAGCAAGTAGATCATCTGTTATTAGTACACGCTGACCCGGTTTTATTGCATCTTTATGCATTGTAAGTACATTCGTGCCATATTCAAGTTCATATTCATAGCTAATGACTTCACGGGGAAGTTTTCCTTTTTTGCGGACAGGTGCAAAGCCAATATTCATCGCATAGGCAACCGGACACCCAATAATAAATCCACGCGCTTCAGGACCTACAACGATATCAACTTGTTTTTCTTTTGCATATTCCACAATCTGATCCGTTGCATATTTATATGCCGTACCGTTATCCATGATTGTTGTAATATCTTTGAAATTTACGCCTGGTTTTGGCCAGTCTTTAACCTGAGTAATATATTGCTTTAGATCCATAATATGCCTCCTAGGACAATGAGTTATTCGATAAGATAAATTGTTTTAATTCATCGAATGATGAAAACAATAGCTTACTTTCTAATTTTAACTGATTTAATCGTGCTTGATAAGTACTTGAGCTCGATAAATCGACCTTTTTATCAACTTCCTGCTTTTTTATAAGTTGACCTTCTTTAATAATAAGGCCAAGTTCATGATACACATCCAGCATAAACAACAAAGTATCCGGTGACACATTTATTGTCTGTAGTAAATAACCGCCTTCTTTTTCCAGATCAATCTCTGGCTTTATCATGATACATTTATATAGCAGCTTAAATTTTTCTGCTGTCGGCATACCTTCAAAATATAATTGTCTTGGTGTGTGAAATATAAAATAGATTAATGTCGCATCCACACTGTTATACGTATCTAAAAACTTTTCTTCACTATCCGGAAGATCACGGAAGATAACTTTGTCATAACCCGATATCGTTTCGCCATAGTGAAAATAATGTTCATTTAATTTATTTTTACGTGGATGAATAATCAATGCAGCACGCTCGTCCTTTAAAAACTTGTATGAATTTGGGTGTACATTTCTAAAATCAATCATCTGCATAGCGTCCTGCTTTATATGACGCACAATCATCTGAGGCTGAACGTTACCATTCCATTCGTTCAGCTGCAGCGTACCTGCCAATTTCACTTGACTGCCTACTGGAAGTTCTGACATTCTTGCCCCTTCATTCCACATAAGTGCATTCAGGGTGTTTTGAACAGTCATCTTTAGATGTGCCTGGTTCTGCCCAATCTGCTTCACATCTGTTAGTTCAGCATTCATTAATGAGAGTAACGGCGCACTGAAGTCTGTTCCGAACGGTCGGAGTTTATCCATATCATTAATATTCTTCACTGTAATATCTGACATTTCAATAGCAGCATCAATTTCTATTTCCTGAATGATTTCACCATGAATACGTGTATCTAAATAGTCATTCAAAGCTTTTTCGAGCTGTTCAATATTTTCAATGGGCAATGTCATCCCTGCTGCCATATGATGTCCACCAAATTTAGTAATAAGATTTCTCGATGCATCAAGACTGTCATACATCGATACTTGCGCAATACTTCTTGCAGAGCCTTTCGCGTAGCCATTATCATAATCAATGTTCAATACGATTGCGGGTAAATGATACTGCTCCGTAATTCTACTTGCGACAATACCAAGTACACCTTCGTTCCAGCCTTCCTTTGCAACAACGATAAAACGATTGCCCTTCGCAATTTTTTCTTCAACATCTATCAATGCTTGTTCAGTAATTGAGCTTACAATCTCCTTACGTTCAATATTGAACTGATCGACTTGTTCGCTCATCCATTCTGCTTCATCTTCATTATCTATCTGCAGTAATTCGCATGCTAATCGTGCATCATCTAATCTACCGACTGCATTCAGTCTCGGACCTATAATAAATCCGACTGTTTCTTCTGTGATTTCACCATTAAAAGCCGCTTGCTTAAGTAATGCCTTCAAGCCCATCGGTGTATGCACATTTAAGGCTTTAAGTCCACGCTTTACGAGCGCTCGATTCTCACCCG
This region includes:
- a CDS encoding adenine phosphoribosyltransferase; its protein translation is MDLKQYITQVKDWPKPGVNFKDITTIMDNGTAYKYATDQIVEYAKEKQVDIVVGPEARGFIIGCPVAYAMNIGFAPVRKKGKLPREVISYEYELEYGTNVLTMHKDAIKPGQRVLITDDLLATGGTIEATIKLVESLGGIVAGIAFIIDLKYLNGMDKLKGYDVISLVAYEEE
- the recJ gene encoding single-stranded-DNA-specific exonuclease RecJ; translation: MDKTVWTVKQPVDTIPAALIKKYHITEINKKILESRHIVTDAALHDIFAADDIHDPFAMHDMSKAVKRIQTAIDNNEMILVYGDYDADGVTSVTVLVDSLKSIGANVGWYIPNRFTEGYGPNEQAFREASDAGVSLIITVDNGIQGHHEVNIVNELGIDVIITDHHEIGQTLPDAYAILHPMHPDGSYPFHHLAGVGVSYKLACALNGQMNEHLLGFVAIGTISDLVSLTGENRALVKRGLKALNVHTPMGLKALLKQAAFNGEITEETVGFIIGPRLNAVGRLDDARLACELLQIDNEDEAEWMSEQVDQFNIERKEIVSSITEQALIDVEEKIAKGNRFIVVAKEGWNEGVLGIVASRITEQYHLPAIVLNIDYDNGYAKGSARSIAQVSMYDSLDASRNLITKFGGHHMAAGMTLPIENIEQLEKALNDYLDTRIHGEIIQEIEIDAAIEMSDITVKNINDMDKLRPFGTDFSAPLLSLMNAELTDVKQIGQNQAHLKMTVQNTLNALMWNEGARMSELPVGSQVKLAGTLQLNEWNGNVQPQMIVRHIKQDAMQMIDFRNVHPNSYKFLKDERAALIIHPRKNKLNEHYFHYGETISGYDKVIFRDLPDSEEKFLDTYNSVDATLIYFIFHTPRQLYFEGMPTAEKFKLLYKCIMIKPEIDLEKEGGYLLQTINVSPDTLLFMLDVYHELGLIIKEGQLIKKQEVDKKVDLSSSSTYQARLNQLKLESKLLFSSFDELKQFILSNNSLS